A window of Parasynechococcus marenigrum WH 8102 contains these coding sequences:
- a CDS encoding 5'-nucleotidase C-terminal domain-containing protein yields the protein MSFKLQLIHSSDNESNFKDVNTLEDKVVNYAAITDGLQDEAAAQGWASLHVTAGDHTLPNLFYSAGETTEGKPGLADIKIFNAMGVKANGIGNHEMDGNIGEFIDMVNASDYVHLSANLDFSSVVDTDGNAAPFVSYAADEPAQSVEELAGKIAPSAYVEIDGEQIGLIGRSPSEMFSLVADGNLPGLDYVGGTSGEGTAREPVLEPLPLIQAEIDRLTNQGINKIIFIDHAQDYTDQSVLPAELDGVDVIIQAGMTGYMSAETPSGPFNLLRTEEAGNPITHNYPLESKDSAGKTVLITNTEQIWRYVGHLLVHFDDNGEITSYDADNSGPVPTNDEGVAALRAWTSGDAVADPVVVSTYEALLATDELNAAFAEVGTTTDSLNGVRADIRSRETNLGRLAADSTLWYANQYLEEIGETKRADIALKNGGGIRDTIAGLSPITQLQVNAALAFDNKLTIMDLTGAEFLAIVENGVSRAPALDGRFPHFAGAELDFVTYRPGIEEALSLTEASRVQNLTVNRDDGSTVELVSDFFVNADALEETFTLATNNYQAGGGDGYQAFVPLENKIETVIGEQEILATYISEELAGAVDISDADVIASPRTDLIRPQLDDLINPSDELIGTSGDDELKGKRRLGGNSLYGKEGDDSLKGRKGDDLLDGGSGDDVLKGFGGSDVYVGSAGTDRINGFSFDQGDVVAIDSSINFEIVQSANPNKNLRVEHDLGEIIFKGIKADQLIDLQNSIQITEAI from the coding sequence ATGTCTTTCAAGCTTCAGCTGATCCACAGCTCTGACAACGAATCCAATTTTAAGGACGTCAATACTCTTGAAGACAAGGTTGTTAATTATGCGGCCATCACCGATGGCCTGCAGGACGAAGCTGCGGCACAGGGATGGGCCAGTCTTCATGTCACCGCTGGAGACCACACCCTCCCCAACCTCTTTTATTCAGCTGGAGAAACGACAGAAGGCAAGCCTGGTTTAGCGGATATCAAAATCTTCAATGCCATGGGCGTAAAGGCCAATGGCATTGGCAACCACGAAATGGATGGAAATATCGGTGAGTTCATCGATATGGTGAACGCTTCGGACTATGTCCACCTTTCCGCCAATCTCGATTTCAGCTCGGTTGTTGATACCGATGGCAATGCCGCTCCTTTTGTGAGCTACGCCGCCGATGAGCCTGCTCAAAGCGTTGAAGAGCTGGCCGGCAAGATTGCACCTTCTGCCTATGTGGAGATCGACGGTGAGCAGATCGGTTTGATCGGCCGTTCACCCAGCGAGATGTTCTCCCTGGTCGCCGATGGCAACCTGCCTGGTCTTGACTACGTCGGTGGCACCAGCGGGGAGGGAACGGCTCGCGAGCCAGTGCTTGAGCCCCTTCCTCTGATTCAGGCTGAAATCGATCGCCTGACCAACCAAGGTATCAACAAGATTATCTTCATTGATCACGCTCAGGATTACACCGATCAGTCTGTTCTTCCTGCGGAATTGGATGGTGTTGATGTGATCATCCAGGCCGGCATGACTGGCTACATGTCCGCTGAGACCCCTAGCGGTCCTTTCAACCTGCTGCGTACCGAAGAAGCGGGTAATCCGATCACTCACAATTACCCTCTGGAGTCGAAAGATTCCGCGGGTAAGACAGTTTTGATCACCAACACTGAACAGATCTGGCGCTATGTGGGCCATTTGTTGGTGCACTTTGACGACAACGGCGAGATCACCAGCTACGACGCCGATAACAGCGGCCCTGTGCCCACTAATGACGAGGGTGTGGCTGCCCTGCGTGCATGGACTTCCGGTGACGCTGTTGCTGATCCCGTTGTGGTGAGCACCTATGAAGCGTTGTTGGCTACTGATGAATTGAATGCAGCCTTTGCGGAAGTCGGCACCACCACCGACAGCCTCAATGGTGTTCGCGCCGATATCCGCAGTCGTGAAACTAACCTGGGTCGCTTGGCCGCTGACTCCACTCTTTGGTACGCCAATCAGTATCTCGAGGAGATTGGTGAAACCAAGCGTGCCGATATCGCACTCAAAAATGGTGGTGGCATCCGCGACACCATTGCCGGCCTTTCACCGATCACTCAGTTGCAAGTGAATGCTGCTCTGGCGTTCGATAACAAGTTGACGATCATGGATCTCACGGGTGCTGAGTTCCTGGCCATTGTCGAAAACGGTGTGAGCCGGGCTCCAGCTCTCGATGGCCGCTTCCCCCATTTCGCCGGCGCCGAATTGGACTTCGTCACCTACCGCCCCGGAATTGAAGAGGCCTTGTCCTTGACTGAGGCCAGCCGTGTTCAGAATCTGACGGTGAATCGCGACGACGGATCGACCGTTGAGTTGGTGAGTGACTTCTTCGTTAATGCCGATGCATTGGAGGAAACTTTTACCTTGGCGACCAACAATTACCAGGCTGGTGGTGGAGATGGTTACCAGGCCTTCGTTCCTCTTGAGAACAAGATTGAAACTGTGATCGGCGAGCAAGAGATTCTTGCGACCTACATCAGCGAGGAGCTTGCTGGTGCTGTTGATATCAGCGATGCCGATGTCATTGCATCCCCGCGTACTGATCTCATTCGACCCCAGCTCGACGATCTAATCAATCCTTCGGATGAGCTGATTGGTACTTCTGGTGACGATGAGTTGAAGGGTAAGAGAAGGCTTGGTGGAAATAGTCTGTATGGCAAGGAAGGTGATGACAGCCTTAAGGGACGTAAGGGTGATGATCTCCTTGATGGTGGATCAGGTGATGATGTGCTGAAGGGATTTGGTGGATCCGATGTGTATGTGGGTTCTGCAGGAACAGACAGGATCAATGGATTCAGCTTTGATCAAGGAGATGTTGTGGCGATTGATTCTTCGATTAATTTTGAGATCGTTCAATCGGCTAATCCGAATAAGAACCTCAGGGTTGAGCATGATCTTGGAGAGATCATCTTCAAAGGAATCAAGGCCGATCAACTGATCGATCTTCAGAATTCCATCCAGATCACAGAGGCGATCTGA